The stretch of DNA CGCCGCGAGCTTGCCGTCGTGCGCGGAGTCGTCGGCGAGCTCGAGGACGAATCCGTCGACGAGCCGCCCCGCGAAGCGCACCTTGACCCGGCATCCCGGGACGACCGCCTCGGCCAGCTCGTCGGGGACGGCGTAGTCGAACGGACGGTCGAGATGCGACAGCGGCGTGTCGACGAGGACTCTCGCGACACGCCGCTGTGCTGGGTTCACTCGGCTGTTCTACCAGCAGGGCCCGACAGGGCCCCGGGGCACGGGATCAGAGACCCGCGGCCGCGCGCAGGGCGTCGGCGCGGTCGGTGCTCTCCCACGGCAGGCCCGGGCGGCCGAAGTGGCCGTAGGCGGCCGTCTCGGCGTAGATCGGGCGCAGCAGGTCGAGGTCGCGCACGATGGCGGCCGGGCGCAGGTCGAAGACCTCGAGCACCGCGTCGCGAATCGTGTCGACCGGGACGACCTCGGTGCCGAACGTGTCGACGTAGAAGCCGACCGGGTGGGCCACGCCGATCGCGTACGCGACCTGGACCTCGGCCTTGGTGGCCAGGCCGGAGGCGACGATGTTCTTGGCGACCCACCGCATCGCGTACGCGGCGGAGCGGTCGACCTTGCTCGGATCCTTGCCGCTGAACGCGCCGCCACCGTGACGGGCGTAGCCGCCGTAGGTGTCGACGATGATCTTGCGGCCCGTCAGGCCGGCGTCGCCCATGGGGCCGCCGATGACGAACTTGCCCGTCGGGTTGATGTGCGACTTGTAGTTCGACGAGTCGATGTCGTACTGGCTCAGGACCTCGTCGATGACGTGCTTCTTGAGGTCGGAGGGCAGCTGGTGCTCGAGGTCGACGCCCTCCTCGTGCTGGGTGGAGATGACGATCGCCTCGACACGCACGGGCTTGTCGTTGTCGTCGTACTCGATGGTGACCTGGGTCTTGCCGTCGGGACGCAGGTACGGCAGCGTGCCGTCCTTGCGGACCTTGGTCAGCTGCTCGGAGAGGCGGTGCGCGATCGTGATCGGCAGCGGCATCAGCTCGGGGGTCTCGTCGCAGGCGAAGCCGAACATCAGGCCCTGGTCGCCGGCGCCCTGGAGGTCGAGCGGGTCGGTGGCGCCGCCGAGGCGGGCCTCCTCGGCCGTGTCGACGCCCTGCGCGATGTCGGGCGACTGCGCGTCGAGGGTGACCTGCACGGCGCAGGACTCACCGTCGAAGCCCTTGGTGGACGAGTCGTAGCCGATCGCGAGCACGCGGTCGCGCGCGATCCGCGCGATGTCGGCGTACGCCTCGGTGGTGACCTCGCCGCCGACCAGGACCAGGCCCGTGGTCACGAACGTCTCGGCCGCGACACGGCTCTTCGGGTCCTGCGCGAGGAGTGCGTCGAGGATGCTGTCGCTGATCTGGTCGGCGATCTTGTCCGGGTGACCCTCGGTCACGGACTCCGAGGTGAATAGACGGCTCACGGTTACCTCTCTGGCTGGTGGCTACGACGTCTGAGACGTCGTGATGACTGTAGTGGGCGGGTGATGAGGGGGCGGGTTCATTCCACCCGTTGGACGACCGCGTCCCAGATCGCGTGGGCGATCTCGGACTTGGCCGCGCGGGCCACGGGATGCTCGGATCCCTCGGCCGTGAGGATGGTGACCTCGTTGTCGGGCTGGCCGAACGTGCGCTCGGATCCGACGTCGTTGACGACGAGCAGGTCGCAGCCCTTGCGGGCCATCTTGGCGCGGGCGTGGTCGAGCACCGAGCCGTTCGCGTCGCCGGTCTCGGCGGCGAATCCGACGATGACCGGACGGCGACCCGAGCGGGTGCGGACGAGCTCGACGAGGATGTCGGGGTTCTCGATCAGCTCGATCGACGGCGCGACGCCGTCGGGCTGCTTCTTGATCTTCGCGTCGGCGAAGGACGCCGGCCGGAAGTCGGCCGGTGCGGCCGCCATCACGACGGCGTCGGCGGACTCGGCGGCCTTGAGCATCGCCTCGCGCAGCTCGGACGTGGTGACGACCCGGACCACCTCGGCGCCGGCGGGCACGTCGATCGACACGTTGGCGGCCACCAGCGTGACCGTGGCACCGCGGGCGAGGGCCGCCTCGGCGAGGGCGATCCCCTGGCGACCCGACGAGCGGTTGCCCAGGAATCGCACCGGATCGAGGAACTCGCGCGTGCCACCGGCCGAGACCACGACGTGCTGGCCGGCGAGGTCGCGCGGGCGGCCCTGCAGCACCTGCAGGCACACCGCGTGGATGGCCTCGGGATCGGGCAGCCGGCCGGGGCCGGTGTCGGCGCCGGTGAGGCGCCCGGAGTCGGGCTCGATGACCAGCACGCCGCGCTCACGCAGTGTGACGACGTTGGCGACCGTGGCGGGGTGCTCCCACATCTCGGTGTGCATGGCCGGAGCCATCACGACCGGGCACCGGGCGGTGAGCAGCGTGTTGGTCAGCAGGTCGTCGGCCAGC from Aeromicrobium phoceense encodes:
- the metK gene encoding methionine adenosyltransferase, whose amino-acid sequence is MSRLFTSESVTEGHPDKIADQISDSILDALLAQDPKSRVAAETFVTTGLVLVGGEVTTEAYADIARIARDRVLAIGYDSSTKGFDGESCAVQVTLDAQSPDIAQGVDTAEEARLGGATDPLDLQGAGDQGLMFGFACDETPELMPLPITIAHRLSEQLTKVRKDGTLPYLRPDGKTQVTIEYDDNDKPVRVEAIVISTQHEEGVDLEHQLPSDLKKHVIDEVLSQYDIDSSNYKSHINPTGKFVIGGPMGDAGLTGRKIIVDTYGGYARHGGGAFSGKDPSKVDRSAAYAMRWVAKNIVASGLATKAEVQVAYAIGVAHPVGFYVDTFGTEVVPVDTIRDAVLEVFDLRPAAIVRDLDLLRPIYAETAAYGHFGRPGLPWESTDRADALRAAAGL
- the coaBC gene encoding bifunctional phosphopantothenoylcysteine decarboxylase/phosphopantothenate--cysteine ligase CoaBC; this encodes MSRIVLGVTGGVAAYKAALLLRLFTEAGHDVRVVPTESALEFVGAPTWEALSGNPVQPGVFENVPQVPHVKLGQTADLVVVAPATANTLARAAHGLADDLLTNTLLTARCPVVMAPAMHTEMWEHPATVANVVTLRERGVLVIEPDSGRLTGADTGPGRLPDPEAIHAVCLQVLQGRPRDLAGQHVVVSAGGTREFLDPVRFLGNRSSGRQGIALAEAALARGATVTLVAANVSIDVPAGAEVVRVVTTSELREAMLKAAESADAVVMAAAPADFRPASFADAKIKKQPDGVAPSIELIENPDILVELVRTRSGRRPVIVGFAAETGDANGSVLDHARAKMARKGCDLLVVNDVGSERTFGQPDNEVTILTAEGSEHPVARAAKSEIAHAIWDAVVQRVE